The following coding sequences lie in one Drosophila bipectinata strain 14024-0381.07 chromosome XR, DbipHiC1v2, whole genome shotgun sequence genomic window:
- the up gene encoding troponin T, skeletal muscle isoform X10 — translation MSDDEEYTGEGDPEFIKRQDQKRSDLDEQLKEYISEWRKQRSKEEDELKKLKEKQAKRKISRAEEEQKMAQRKKEEEERRVREAEEKKQREIEEKRQRLEEAEKKRQAMLQAMKDKDKKGPNFTIAKKEAGVLGLSSAAMERNKTKEQLEEEKKISLSFRIKPLAIEGFGESKLREKAQELWELIVKLETEKYDLEERQKRQDYDLKELKERQKQQLRHKALKKGLDPEALTGKYPPKIQVASKYERRVDTRSYDDKKKLFEGGYNTVYAENLEKTWQERQERFTQRTKSKLPKWFGERPGKKAGEPETPEGEEDAKADEDIVEDDEEVEEEVVEEEDEEAEEDEEEEEEEEEEEEEEEEEEEEEEEEEEEEEE, via the exons ATGTCCGACGATGAAGAGTACAC AGGAGAGGGCGACCCAGAGTTCATCAAGCGTCAGGACCAGAAGCGCTCCGACCTCGATGAGCAGCTGAAAGAATACATCAGCGAGTGGCGCAAACAAAGATCCAAGGAGGAGGATGAGCTGAAGAAACTGAAGGAGAAGCAGGCCAAGCGCAAGATCTCCCGCGCCGAGGAGGAGCAGAAGATGGCTCAGCgcaagaaggaggaggaggagcgcCGTGTCCGCGAGGCTGAGGAGAAGAAGCAGCGCGAAATCGAGGAGAAGCGCCAGCGCCTCGAGGAGGCCGAGAAGAAACGCCAGGCCATGCTGCAGGCCATGAAGGATAAGGACAAGAAGGGCCCCAACTTCACCATTGCCAAGAAGGAGGCAGGCGTG ctggGACTCTCGTCCGCCGCCATGGAACGCAACAAGACTAAGGAGCAACTGGAGGAAGAGAAGAAGATCTCGCTGTCGTTCCGCATCAAGCCCTTGGCCATCGAAGGATTCGGCGAGTCCAAGCTCCGTGAGAAGGCCCAGGAGTTGTGGGAGCTCATTGTCAAATTGGAAACTGAGAAGTATGACTTGGAAGAAAGGCAGAAACGTCAGGACTACGAT TTGAAAGAGTTGAAGGAAAGACAGAAGCAACAGCTCAGGCACAAAGCCTTGAAGAAGGGTCTCGACCCCGAAGCTTTGACTGGCAAATACCCG CCCAAGATTCAAGTCGCCTCCAAATATGAGCGACGTGTGGATACACGCTCATACGACGACAAGAAGAAGCTCTTCGAGGGT GGCTATAATACGGTCTATGCGGAAAACTTAGAAAAGACCTGGCAAGAAAGACAGGAAAGGTTCACTCAGCGCACAAAAT ccAAACTGCCAAAGTGGTTCGGCGAGCGACCAGGCAAGAAGGCCGGTGAGCCCGAGACACCCGAGGGCGAGGAGGACGCCAAGGCCGATGAGGACATCGTCGAGGATGACGAGGAAGTCGAGGAGGAGGTCgtcgaggaggaggatgaggaggctgaggaggatgaggaagaggaggaggaggaagaggaggaggaagaggaagaggaggaagaggaagaagaggaggaggaggaggaggaagaggaggaggaatAA
- the up gene encoding troponin T, skeletal muscle isoform X7, whose protein sequence is MSDDEEYTSSEEEEVVEETREETGEGDPEFIKRQDQKRSDLDEQLKEYISEWRKQRSKEEDELKKLKEKQAKRKISRAEEEQKMAQRKKEEEERRVREAEEKKQREIEEKRQRLEEAEKKRQAMLQAMKDKDKKGPNFTIAKKEAGVLGLSSAAMERNKTKEQLEEEKKISLSFRIKPLAIEGFGESKLREKAQELWELIVKLETEKYDLEERQKRQDYDLKELKERQKQQLRHKALKKGLDPEALTGKYPPKIQVASKYERRVDTRSYDDKKKLFEGGYNTVYAENLEKTWQERQERFTQRTKSKLPKWFGERPGKKAGEPETPEGEEDAKADEDIVEDDEEVEEEVVEEEDEEAEEDEEEEEEEEEEEEEEEEEEEEEEEEEEEEEE, encoded by the exons ATGTCCGACGATGAAGAGTACAC CAGctccgaggaggaggaggttgTCGAGGAGACCCGTGAGGAGAC AGGAGAGGGCGACCCAGAGTTCATCAAGCGTCAGGACCAGAAGCGCTCCGACCTCGATGAGCAGCTGAAAGAATACATCAGCGAGTGGCGCAAACAAAGATCCAAGGAGGAGGATGAGCTGAAGAAACTGAAGGAGAAGCAGGCCAAGCGCAAGATCTCCCGCGCCGAGGAGGAGCAGAAGATGGCTCAGCgcaagaaggaggaggaggagcgcCGTGTCCGCGAGGCTGAGGAGAAGAAGCAGCGCGAAATCGAGGAGAAGCGCCAGCGCCTCGAGGAGGCCGAGAAGAAACGCCAGGCCATGCTGCAGGCCATGAAGGATAAGGACAAGAAGGGCCCCAACTTCACCATTGCCAAGAAGGAGGCAGGCGTG ctggGACTCTCGTCCGCCGCCATGGAACGCAACAAGACTAAGGAGCAACTGGAGGAAGAGAAGAAGATCTCGCTGTCGTTCCGCATCAAGCCCTTGGCCATCGAAGGATTCGGCGAGTCCAAGCTCCGTGAGAAGGCCCAGGAGTTGTGGGAGCTCATTGTCAAATTGGAAACTGAGAAGTATGACTTGGAAGAAAGGCAGAAACGTCAGGACTACGAT TTGAAAGAGTTGAAGGAAAGACAGAAGCAACAGCTCAGGCACAAAGCCTTGAAGAAGGGTCTCGACCCCGAAGCTTTGACTGGCAAATACCCG CCCAAGATTCAAGTCGCCTCCAAATATGAGCGACGTGTGGATACACGCTCATACGACGACAAGAAGAAGCTCTTCGAGGGT GGCTATAATACGGTCTATGCGGAAAACTTAGAAAAGACCTGGCAAGAAAGACAGGAAAGGTTCACTCAGCGCACAAAAT ccAAACTGCCAAAGTGGTTCGGCGAGCGACCAGGCAAGAAGGCCGGTGAGCCCGAGACACCCGAGGGCGAGGAGGACGCCAAGGCCGATGAGGACATCGTCGAGGATGACGAGGAAGTCGAGGAGGAGGTCgtcgaggaggaggatgaggaggctgaggaggatgaggaagaggaggaggaggaagaggaggaggaagaggaagaggaggaagaggaagaagaggaggaggaggaggaggaagaggaggaggaatAA
- the up gene encoding troponin T, skeletal muscle isoform X2: MSDDEEYTSSEEEEVVEETREETKPPQTPAEGEGDPEFIKRQDQKRSDLDEQLKEYISEWRKQRSKEEDELKKLKEKQAKRKISRAEEEQKMAQRKKEEEERRVREAEEKKQREIEEKRQRLEEAEKKRQAMLQAMKDKDKKGPNFTIAKKEAGVLGLSSAAMERNKTKEQLEEEKKISLSFRIKPLAIEGFGESKLREKAQELWELIVKLETEKYDLEERQKRQDYDLKELKERQKQQLRHKALKKGLDPEALTGKYPPKIQVASKYERRVDTRSYDDKKKLFEGGYNTVYAENLEKTWQERQERFTQRTKSKLPKWFGERPGKKAGEPETPEGEEDAKADEDIVEDDEEVEEEVVEEEDEEAEEDEEEEEEEEEEEEEEEEEEEEEEEEEEEEEE; the protein is encoded by the exons ATGTCCGACGATGAAGAGTACAC CAGctccgaggaggaggaggttgTCGAGGAGACCCGTGAGGAGAC AAAACCACCTCAGACACCAGCCGA AGGAGAGGGCGACCCAGAGTTCATCAAGCGTCAGGACCAGAAGCGCTCCGACCTCGATGAGCAGCTGAAAGAATACATCAGCGAGTGGCGCAAACAAAGATCCAAGGAGGAGGATGAGCTGAAGAAACTGAAGGAGAAGCAGGCCAAGCGCAAGATCTCCCGCGCCGAGGAGGAGCAGAAGATGGCTCAGCgcaagaaggaggaggaggagcgcCGTGTCCGCGAGGCTGAGGAGAAGAAGCAGCGCGAAATCGAGGAGAAGCGCCAGCGCCTCGAGGAGGCCGAGAAGAAACGCCAGGCCATGCTGCAGGCCATGAAGGATAAGGACAAGAAGGGCCCCAACTTCACCATTGCCAAGAAGGAGGCAGGCGTG ctggGACTCTCGTCCGCCGCCATGGAACGCAACAAGACTAAGGAGCAACTGGAGGAAGAGAAGAAGATCTCGCTGTCGTTCCGCATCAAGCCCTTGGCCATCGAAGGATTCGGCGAGTCCAAGCTCCGTGAGAAGGCCCAGGAGTTGTGGGAGCTCATTGTCAAATTGGAAACTGAGAAGTATGACTTGGAAGAAAGGCAGAAACGTCAGGACTACGAT TTGAAAGAGTTGAAGGAAAGACAGAAGCAACAGCTCAGGCACAAAGCCTTGAAGAAGGGTCTCGACCCCGAAGCTTTGACTGGCAAATACCCG CCCAAGATTCAAGTCGCCTCCAAATATGAGCGACGTGTGGATACACGCTCATACGACGACAAGAAGAAGCTCTTCGAGGGT GGCTATAATACGGTCTATGCGGAAAACTTAGAAAAGACCTGGCAAGAAAGACAGGAAAGGTTCACTCAGCGCACAAAAT ccAAACTGCCAAAGTGGTTCGGCGAGCGACCAGGCAAGAAGGCCGGTGAGCCCGAGACACCCGAGGGCGAGGAGGACGCCAAGGCCGATGAGGACATCGTCGAGGATGACGAGGAAGTCGAGGAGGAGGTCgtcgaggaggaggatgaggaggctgaggaggatgaggaagaggaggaggaggaagaggaggaggaagaggaagaggaggaagaggaagaagaggaggaggaggaggaggaagaggaggaggaatAA
- the up gene encoding troponin T, skeletal muscle isoform X4 — translation MSDDEEYTSEEEEVVEETREETKPPQTPAEGEGDPEFIKRQDQKRSDLDEQLKEYISEWRKQRSKEEDELKKLKEKQAKRKISRAEEEQKMAQRKKEEEERRVREAEEKKQREIEEKRQRLEEAEKKRQAMLQAMKDKDKKGPNFTIAKKEAGVLGLSSAAMERNKTKEQLEEEKKISLSFRIKPLAIEGFGESKLREKAQELWELIVKLETEKYDLEERQKRQDYDLKELKERQKQQLRHKALKKGLDPEALTGKYPPKIQVASKYERRVDTRSYDDKKKLFEGGWDEITKDVNEKIWNEKKEQYTGRQKSKLPKWFGERPGKKAGEPETPEGEEDAKADEDIVEDDEEVEEEVVEEEDEEAEEDEEEEEEEEEEEEEEEEEEEEEEEEEEEEEE, via the exons ATGTCCGACGATGAAGAGTACAC ctccgaggaggaggaggttgTCGAGGAGACCCGTGAGGAGAC AAAACCACCTCAGACACCAGCCGA AGGAGAGGGCGACCCAGAGTTCATCAAGCGTCAGGACCAGAAGCGCTCCGACCTCGATGAGCAGCTGAAAGAATACATCAGCGAGTGGCGCAAACAAAGATCCAAGGAGGAGGATGAGCTGAAGAAACTGAAGGAGAAGCAGGCCAAGCGCAAGATCTCCCGCGCCGAGGAGGAGCAGAAGATGGCTCAGCgcaagaaggaggaggaggagcgcCGTGTCCGCGAGGCTGAGGAGAAGAAGCAGCGCGAAATCGAGGAGAAGCGCCAGCGCCTCGAGGAGGCCGAGAAGAAACGCCAGGCCATGCTGCAGGCCATGAAGGATAAGGACAAGAAGGGCCCCAACTTCACCATTGCCAAGAAGGAGGCAGGCGTG ctggGACTCTCGTCCGCCGCCATGGAACGCAACAAGACTAAGGAGCAACTGGAGGAAGAGAAGAAGATCTCGCTGTCGTTCCGCATCAAGCCCTTGGCCATCGAAGGATTCGGCGAGTCCAAGCTCCGTGAGAAGGCCCAGGAGTTGTGGGAGCTCATTGTCAAATTGGAAACTGAGAAGTATGACTTGGAAGAAAGGCAGAAACGTCAGGACTACGAT TTGAAAGAGTTGAAGGAAAGACAGAAGCAACAGCTCAGGCACAAAGCCTTGAAGAAGGGTCTCGACCCCGAAGCTTTGACTGGCAAATACCCG CCCAAGATTCAAGTCGCCTCCAAATATGAGCGACGTGTGGATACACGCTCATACGACGACAAGAAGAAGCTCTTCGAGGGT GGCTGGGATGAGATCACCAAGGATGTGAACGAGAAGATCTGGAACGAGAAGAAGGAACAATACACCGGCCGTCAAAAAT ccAAACTGCCAAAGTGGTTCGGCGAGCGACCAGGCAAGAAGGCCGGTGAGCCCGAGACACCCGAGGGCGAGGAGGACGCCAAGGCCGATGAGGACATCGTCGAGGATGACGAGGAAGTCGAGGAGGAGGTCgtcgaggaggaggatgaggaggctgaggaggatgaggaagaggaggaggaggaagaggaggaggaagaggaagaggaggaagaggaagaagaggaggaggaggaggaggaagaggaggaggaatAA
- the up gene encoding troponin T, skeletal muscle isoform X14 produces the protein MKSTPAPRRRRLSRRPVRRRKKPPQTPAEGEGDPEFIKRQDQKRSDLDEQLKEYISEWRKQRSKEEDELKKLKEKQAKRKISRAEEEQKMAQRKKEEEERRVREAEEKKQREIEEKRQRLEEAEKKRQAMLQAMKDKDKKGPNFTIAKKEAGLGLSSAAMERNKTKEQLEEEKKISLSFRIKPLAIEGFGESKLREKAQELWELIVKLETEKYDLEERQKRQDYDLKELKERQKQQLRHKALKKGLDPEALTGKYPPKIQVASKYERRVDTRSYDDKKKLFEGGWDEITKDVNEKIWNEKKEQYTGRQKSKLPKWFGERPGKKAGEPETPEGEEDAKADEDIVEDDEEVEEEVVEEEDEEAEEDEEEEEEEEEEEEEEEEEEEEEEEEEEEEEE, from the exons ATGAAGAGTACAC CAGctccgaggaggaggaggttgTCGAGGAGACCCGTGAGGAGACGTAA AAAACCACCTCAGACACCAGCCGA AGGAGAGGGCGACCCAGAGTTCATCAAGCGTCAGGACCAGAAGCGCTCCGACCTCGATGAGCAGCTGAAAGAATACATCAGCGAGTGGCGCAAACAAAGATCCAAGGAGGAGGATGAGCTGAAGAAACTGAAGGAGAAGCAGGCCAAGCGCAAGATCTCCCGCGCCGAGGAGGAGCAGAAGATGGCTCAGCgcaagaaggaggaggaggagcgcCGTGTCCGCGAGGCTGAGGAGAAGAAGCAGCGCGAAATCGAGGAGAAGCGCCAGCGCCTCGAGGAGGCCGAGAAGAAACGCCAGGCCATGCTGCAGGCCATGAAGGATAAGGACAAGAAGGGCCCCAACTTCACCATTGCCAAGAAGGAGGCAGGC ctggGACTCTCGTCCGCCGCCATGGAACGCAACAAGACTAAGGAGCAACTGGAGGAAGAGAAGAAGATCTCGCTGTCGTTCCGCATCAAGCCCTTGGCCATCGAAGGATTCGGCGAGTCCAAGCTCCGTGAGAAGGCCCAGGAGTTGTGGGAGCTCATTGTCAAATTGGAAACTGAGAAGTATGACTTGGAAGAAAGGCAGAAACGTCAGGACTACGAT TTGAAAGAGTTGAAGGAAAGACAGAAGCAACAGCTCAGGCACAAAGCCTTGAAGAAGGGTCTCGACCCCGAAGCTTTGACTGGCAAATACCCG CCCAAGATTCAAGTCGCCTCCAAATATGAGCGACGTGTGGATACACGCTCATACGACGACAAGAAGAAGCTCTTCGAGGGT GGCTGGGATGAGATCACCAAGGATGTGAACGAGAAGATCTGGAACGAGAAGAAGGAACAATACACCGGCCGTCAAAAAT ccAAACTGCCAAAGTGGTTCGGCGAGCGACCAGGCAAGAAGGCCGGTGAGCCCGAGACACCCGAGGGCGAGGAGGACGCCAAGGCCGATGAGGACATCGTCGAGGATGACGAGGAAGTCGAGGAGGAGGTCgtcgaggaggaggatgaggaggctgaggaggatgaggaagaggaggaggaggaagaggaggaggaagaggaagaggaggaagaggaagaagaggaggaggaggaggaggaagaggaggaggaatAA
- the up gene encoding troponin T, skeletal muscle isoform X11: MSDDEEYTGEGDPEFIKRQDQKRSDLDEQLKEYISEWRKQRSKEEDELKKLKEKQAKRKISRAEEEQKMAQRKKEEEERRVREAEEKKQREIEEKRQRLEEAEKKRQAMLQAMKDKDKKGPNFTIAKKEAGLGLSSAAMERNKTKEQLEEEKKISLSFRIKPLAIEGFGESKLREKAQELWELIVKLETEKYDLEERQKRQDYDLKELKERQKQQLRHKALKKGLDPEALTGKYPPKIQVASKYERRVDTRSYDDKKKLFEGGYNTVYAENLEKTWQERQERFTQRTKSKLPKWFGERPGKKAGEPETPEGEEDAKADEDIVEDDEEVEEEVVEEEDEEAEEDEEEEEEEEEEEEEEEEEEEEEEEEEEEEEE; encoded by the exons ATGTCCGACGATGAAGAGTACAC AGGAGAGGGCGACCCAGAGTTCATCAAGCGTCAGGACCAGAAGCGCTCCGACCTCGATGAGCAGCTGAAAGAATACATCAGCGAGTGGCGCAAACAAAGATCCAAGGAGGAGGATGAGCTGAAGAAACTGAAGGAGAAGCAGGCCAAGCGCAAGATCTCCCGCGCCGAGGAGGAGCAGAAGATGGCTCAGCgcaagaaggaggaggaggagcgcCGTGTCCGCGAGGCTGAGGAGAAGAAGCAGCGCGAAATCGAGGAGAAGCGCCAGCGCCTCGAGGAGGCCGAGAAGAAACGCCAGGCCATGCTGCAGGCCATGAAGGATAAGGACAAGAAGGGCCCCAACTTCACCATTGCCAAGAAGGAGGCAGGC ctggGACTCTCGTCCGCCGCCATGGAACGCAACAAGACTAAGGAGCAACTGGAGGAAGAGAAGAAGATCTCGCTGTCGTTCCGCATCAAGCCCTTGGCCATCGAAGGATTCGGCGAGTCCAAGCTCCGTGAGAAGGCCCAGGAGTTGTGGGAGCTCATTGTCAAATTGGAAACTGAGAAGTATGACTTGGAAGAAAGGCAGAAACGTCAGGACTACGAT TTGAAAGAGTTGAAGGAAAGACAGAAGCAACAGCTCAGGCACAAAGCCTTGAAGAAGGGTCTCGACCCCGAAGCTTTGACTGGCAAATACCCG CCCAAGATTCAAGTCGCCTCCAAATATGAGCGACGTGTGGATACACGCTCATACGACGACAAGAAGAAGCTCTTCGAGGGT GGCTATAATACGGTCTATGCGGAAAACTTAGAAAAGACCTGGCAAGAAAGACAGGAAAGGTTCACTCAGCGCACAAAAT ccAAACTGCCAAAGTGGTTCGGCGAGCGACCAGGCAAGAAGGCCGGTGAGCCCGAGACACCCGAGGGCGAGGAGGACGCCAAGGCCGATGAGGACATCGTCGAGGATGACGAGGAAGTCGAGGAGGAGGTCgtcgaggaggaggatgaggaggctgaggaggatgaggaagaggaggaggaggaagaggaggaggaagaggaagaggaggaagaggaagaagaggaggaggaggaggaggaagaggaggaggaatAA